GGCTCGGCCACGCCGCTGCGCCCCGGCTGCCGCTGACCGACAATGCCCTGCTCGCCGGCCATGCCACCAACGGCTTCGTCTCGGGCGGCCTGATCCAGCGCGGCCGCATCGCCGAATGGGTGGCCAAGGTGGTCAAGGTCTTCGACGTCCGGATGAGCGGTGCCGATCCGGAGGCACGCGCGCTGTCGGGCGGCAACTTGCAGAAATTCGTGGTCGGCCGCGAGATCCTGCGCGAGCCGACCCTGCTGGTCGTGGCGCAGCCGACCTGGGGGGTCGATGCCGCGGCCGCCGCCACCATCCGCCAGGCTCTGATCGATCTCGCCGGGCGCGGCGCGGCAGTCCTGGTCATCAGCCAGGACCTCGACGAATTGTTCGAGCTGGCCGACCGGATCGCGGTGATCTCCGAGGGTCGGCTGTCCGAGCCACAGCCAGCGTCGAGCCTCACCCGCGAGGCGGTGGGCCTGATGATGGGCGGCATTCACGGGGTGGCTTCGTGAGGGCGGGAGATGAAGACGTCCTTCGAGGCTCGCTCCGCTCGCACCTCAGGATGAGGAACGGAGAGAGCGCACTTGCTGTCGCGAAGAGCCTTGGCGCGACCTCTGCTCACCTCATCCTGAGGTGCGAGCGGAGCGAGCCTCGAAGGATCTCTTCCTTTGAACCGGGACCCGGCCCATGCGCCTGATCCTGGAGAAGCGCGAGACCTCGCCCGCCTGGCTGTCGGTTGCCTCGCCGGTCATCGCCATTCTGCTCACGCTCTGCGCCGGCGCGATCCTGTTCGCCGTCATCGGCAAGAATCCCGTCACGGCGCTCAGGGTCTATTTCCTCGATCCGCTGTCGGATGGCTGGGCGCTGCAGGAACTCGCCGTCAAGGCGACGCCGCTGATCCTGATCGGCGTCGGCCTGACGCTCTGCTATCGCTCCAACAACTGGAACATCGGCGCCGAGGGCCAGCTGGTCATGGGCGCGGTGTTCGGCTCCTGGGTGGCGCTCTCGACCCATGGCGTGGCCCATGGCGCCTGGGTGCTGCCGGCCATGCTCGGCATGGGCGCGCTCGGCGGCGCGTTGCTCGCGCTGGTGCCGGCCATTCTCAAGGCGCGCTTCCAGGTCAACGAGATCCTGACCAGCCTCATGCTGGTCTATGTCGCCGAACTGACGCTCGACTATCTCGTGCGCGGGCGGTGGCGCGATCCGAAGGGCTTCAACTTCCCGCAATCGGTCAATTTCGATCCGCAGGCCACCATGCCACTCCTGTTCGGCGAGGGGCGGCTCCATGTCGGCTTCGCGCTGGCCGTTCTGGTGGCGCTCGTCGCCGCCTTCGTGCTGGCGCGCACCCTGAAGGGTTTCGAGATCCGTCTCGTCGGCGAGGCGCCGCGCGCCGCCCGCTTCGCCGGCTTCGATGACCGGCGAACAACCCTGTTCGTCTTCGCGGTGTCGGGCGCGCTGGCGGGGCTCGCCGGTATCATCGAGGTCGCCGGACCCATCGGTCAGCTCCAGCCCTCGATCTCGCCGGGCTATGGCTTCACCGCCATCATCGTTGCCTTCCTCGGCCGGCTGAACCCCATCGGCGCGCTGATTGCCGCCCTGTTCCTGGCGCTCACCTTCATCGGCGGCGAGAATGCCCAGATTGCGCTGAAGATCCCGCTCGATGTCACGCGTGTGTTCCAGGGGCTGCTGCTGTTCTTCGTGCTCGGTTGCGACAGCTTCATCCTCTATCGCCTGCGTCTCGTCAGCCGGGAGGGCCTCGCCTGATGGGCATATTCGAGGCGATCCTGCTCACCATCATCACCGCCGCGACGCCGCTGGCGCTGGCAGCCCTCGGCGAACTGGTCGTCGAGCGCTCCGGCGTGCTCAATCTCGGCGTCGAGGGCATGATGATCATCGGCGCCGCCACCGGCTTCGCGGTGGCGGTCCTCTCCGGTTCGACGCTGATCGGCGCGCTCGCGGCGATTGCCGCCGGCATGGTCATGGCCTCGGTCTTTGCCGCGCTGGCACTGGGGCTCGCCGCCAATCAGGTAGCCACCGGCCTCGCCCTCACGATCCTGGGAATCGGCCTTTCCGGCCTCATCGGCAATGATTTCATCGGCGCGCGCCGCGATCCAATGGCGAAGATCGTCGTTCCCTACCTGTCGGACCTGCCGGTGGTCGGCCGCGTGCTGTTCCAGCAAGATCCGGTCGTCTATCTCACTGTCGCGCTCGCCGCCGGCATCTGGTGGTTCCTTGCCCGCTCGCGCGCCGGCCTGACGCTCCGCGCGGTCGGCGAGAGCCACGTCTCGGCCCATGCGCTGGGTCTGCCGGTGCTGCGCATACGCTTCCTCGCGGTGCTGTTTGGCGGGGGCTGCGCCGGTCTTGCCGGGGCCTATCTGTCGCTCGCCTATACGCCGTTCTGGTCGCCGGGCATGACCGCCGGACGCGGCTGGATCGCGCTCGCCATCGTCGTCTTCGCCTCGTGGAAGCCGCTGCGGGCGCTTCTCGGAGCCTATCTGTTTGGCGGCGTGACCATCCTGCAGCTGCACGCGCAGGCTCGTGGGTGGGGTATTCCCAGCCAGCTCATGTCGTCGCTGCCCTACCTCGCCACCATCTTCGTGCTGGTCATCATCAGCCGTGCCCGCAAGGGCGGCACGGATGCGCCGGCGGCCCTCGGTCAGCCCTTCGTCGCCGATCGCTGAACAAGTCCAGGAAACGCCCGATCCGTGATGGCCATCACATCGGGCCCGCCTGTCTCCGGGCAAGGTCGATCCACGAAAGCAATCGTGCTTCGCCAACCCGCAAGGAGACGTCCATGAGCATCTCGTCCAAGACCACCTTTTCCAAGACCACCTCTTCCAGCAAGTCCATCAAGGTCCTCGCCATCGCAGCCCTCGCGCTTGCTGGCTCCCTGACCTTCGCTGCCACTGACGCCGAAGCGCGCGGCGGACGCGGCGGCGGGGGCGGCGGCTTCCACTCCGGCGGTGGCGGCGGCATGCGTGCTTTCCACGGCGGCGGGTTCCGCCATGGCGGCATGGGCCGGCACGGCCACTTCCAGCGGCCCGGTCATTTCCCCCGTCACGGCCACTTCCATGGCCACCGTCACTGGCGCGGCTACGGCTATGGCTTCGCCGCCGTCGGTGCGACCTGCTGGGTGACCCGCTTCAACCCGGAATTCGGCGTCTATCAGCGCGTGAACATCTGCGACTGATCCAGGCATGAGCCTCCTGGCTCGACCTGACAGACGGGCCAGGACGATCGGGCAGGGGTGGCTTCGTGCCGCCCCTGTTGGCTTGTTTGCGGGCGCCTTGCATGTGTAACCTTGGGGCATGTCCCAGGATGGCCCCCGTTCGGCGGAATTGCTGGCGTCGCTGCCCGGC
This region of Phreatobacter aquaticus genomic DNA includes:
- a CDS encoding ABC transporter permease, which translates into the protein MGIFEAILLTIITAATPLALAALGELVVERSGVLNLGVEGMMIIGAATGFAVAVLSGSTLIGALAAIAAGMVMASVFAALALGLAANQVATGLALTILGIGLSGLIGNDFIGARRDPMAKIVVPYLSDLPVVGRVLFQQDPVVYLTVALAAGIWWFLARSRAGLTLRAVGESHVSAHALGLPVLRIRFLAVLFGGGCAGLAGAYLSLAYTPFWSPGMTAGRGWIALAIVVFASWKPLRALLGAYLFGGVTILQLHAQARGWGIPSQLMSSLPYLATIFVLVIISRARKGGTDAPAALGQPFVADR
- a CDS encoding ABC transporter permease yields the protein MRLILEKRETSPAWLSVASPVIAILLTLCAGAILFAVIGKNPVTALRVYFLDPLSDGWALQELAVKATPLILIGVGLTLCYRSNNWNIGAEGQLVMGAVFGSWVALSTHGVAHGAWVLPAMLGMGALGGALLALVPAILKARFQVNEILTSLMLVYVAELTLDYLVRGRWRDPKGFNFPQSVNFDPQATMPLLFGEGRLHVGFALAVLVALVAAFVLARTLKGFEIRLVGEAPRAARFAGFDDRRTTLFVFAVSGALAGLAGIIEVAGPIGQLQPSISPGYGFTAIIVAFLGRLNPIGALIAALFLALTFIGGENAQIALKIPLDVTRVFQGLLLFFVLGCDSFILYRLRLVSREGLA